Proteins co-encoded in one Fusarium musae strain F31 chromosome 3, whole genome shotgun sequence genomic window:
- a CDS encoding hypothetical protein (EggNog:ENOG41): MPYGAESAWARESPGSMIANYVEEAIKELERNPKYHDETNKLVSPHVLAMDIDEEETFDACGAKFTSDGKLAIVFGADRLGSNTGDAYWHKNLEKGISLAPNIDALSFYARKGIREEYEPDIADI; encoded by the exons ATGCCTTACGGTGCTGAAAGCGCTTGGGCCCGTGAGAGCCCGGGCTCCATGATTGCAAA CTATGTCGAGGAGGCCATCAAGGAACTCGAGAGAAATCCCAAGTACCACGATGAGACCAACAAGCTGGTCTCACCTCATGTCCTCGCTATGGAcattgatgaggaagaaacaTTTGATGCCTGCGGAGCCAAGTTCACAAGTGACGGGAAGCTTGCTATTGTCTTCGGTGCCGACAGACTGGGTTCCAACACTGGCGATGCCTATTGGCATAAGAACCTGGAGAAGGGCATCAGCTTGGCTCCTAACATAGATGCGCTGAGCTTTTACGCTCGTAAAGGTATTCGTGAAGAGTACGAGCCCGATATTGCCGACATATAG
- a CDS encoding hypothetical protein (CAZy:GH5) codes for MHLSSLFSTALLFSTAIAAPQPDYSTTSAANHGKVAKYQKQCPFSIPHVKPHNQRYEHTINFPKGCENGKFINWKTYKANGVNLGAWLAKEKTHDPIWWNSLGIKAAATIDEWGLCQALGKQCGPILEKRYTSFLNISTIDTLAKVGVNTLRITTTYAAWVKVPGSAFYHGKQQEHLRRITQYAIERYNMHIIIGLHSLPGGINNLDIGEAFGHDGWFYNSTNLAWSFKAVDKVLDFIKTSGHKNAFTIAPLNEASDNLAGFGSAAGLSDKAANWILTYMNGVFQRVEAVDKRIPVMLQDNFKGAAFWSPLFDKKRKLVIDSHVYYFAASGTYSQYVAPAVCGQAKYLAEETKFPVFVGEWSLQTMYNNTLSVPSRKTIFDTQRYAWQKYVAGGAFWTAVSYSNTPVDGKGVQRDYWSYVDLIRAGVITKATTKSYC; via the coding sequence ATGCATCTttcctctcttttctctaCAGCTCTGCTGTTTTCGACCGCTATCGCGGCGCCACAGCCTGATTACTCTACAACCAGCGCTGCCAATCATGGCAAGGTTGCCAAGTATCAGAAGCAGTGTCCCTTCAGCATTCCTCATGTCAAGCCCCATAACCAGCGATATGAGCACACGATTAACTTCCCCAAGGGATGTGAAAATGGGAAGTTCATCAATTGGAAGACATACAAGGCCAATGGCGTCAACCTAGGTGCTTGGCTTGCAAAAGAAAAGACTCACGATCCCATCTGGTGGAACTCCCTTGGTATCAAGGCCGCTGCTACAATCGACGAATGGGGTTTATGCCAGGCTCTTGGAAAACAATGCGGTCCAATCTTGGAGAAGCGATATACGTCTTTCCTGAATATTTCTACCATTGATACACTTGCCAAGGTCGGGGTCAACACGCTTCGCATCACTACCACTTATGCCGCTTGGGTCAAGGTCCCTGGTTCCGCTTTCTACCACGGCAAGCAGCAGGAACATCTTCGCAGGATCACCCAGTATGCCATTGAGCGATACAACATGCATATCATCATCGGCCTCCACTCCCTGCCCGGCGgtatcaacaacctcgacaTTGGCGAGGCCTTTGGGCATGACGGCTGGTTCTACAACTCTACCAACCTGGCTTGGAGCTTCAAGGCTGTTGACAAAGTTCTCGACTTTATTAAAACCAGCGGGCACAAGAACGCCTTCACGATCGCGCCTCTCAACGAAGCCAGCGACAACTTGGCTGGCTTTGGTTCAGCAGCTGGTCTATCCGACAAGGCGGCCAACTGGATTCTGACCTACATGAACGGTGTTTTCCAGCGCGTCGAAGCCGTTGACAAGCGTATACCAGTCATGCTGCAAGACAACTTCAAGGGTGCCGCCTTCTGGTCACCACTGTTCgacaagaagcgcaagcttgTCATCGACTCGCATGTCTACTACTTTGCCGCATCGGGTACCTACTCACAGTATGTCGCACCTGCTGTGTGCGGGCAAGCGAAGTACCTCGCGGAGGAGACCAAATTTCCTGTGTTTGTTGGTGAGTGGTCGTTGCAGACTATGTACAACAACACATTGTCCGTACCTAGCCGAAAGACGATCTTTGATACTCAGCGCTATGCTTGGCAGAAGTACGTCGCAGGTGGTGCTTTTTGGACAGCCGTGTCTTACTCCAATACGCCCGTGGATGGAAAAGGTGTCCAGAGGGATTACTGGAGTTATGTTGACTTGATCAGGGCTGGTGTTATCACTAAAGCCACAACTAAGAGCTATTGCTAA
- a CDS encoding hypothetical protein (EggNog:ENOG41~CAZy:PL1), producing the protein MRLEILFAPAFAAFVRAAGVTGAAEGFAKGVTGGGSAATVTPTTTAQLVSYLGDSSARVIILDRTFDFTGTEGTTSATGCAPYGTASACQLAINKDDWCTNYQPNAPKVSVKYDNAALNPILVGSNKSLVGVGSNGIIKGKGLYIAKGAKNVIIQNIHITNLNPQYVWGGDAIALDNTDLVWIDHVTTSLIGRQHIVLGTNPSNRVTISNHKLDGTTSWSATCNGYHYWGFYFTGSADTVTFKNNYIYKTSGRAPKVGGNTLLHAVNNYWYDNVGHAFEIGAGGQVVAEGNIFQNVATPLEASSFAGKLFASPSTSSNAVCSSYLGHVCQVNGFGSSGTLSGSTTDFLVNFSGKNVASAAAYSSITGLSSSAGFGTI; encoded by the exons ATGAGACTTGAAATCCTTTTCGCACCCGCATTTGCGGCTTTTGTTCGTGCTGCTGGCGTCACTGGCGCCGCTGAAGGCTTTGCCAAAGGTGTCACAGGCGGTGGCTCTGCTGCTACTGTTACCCCTACGACAACTGCCCAGCTTGTGTCTTATCTTGGCGACTCCTCCGCCCGAGTCATCATTTTGGACCGGACCTTTGACTTCACCGGAACTGAAGGCACCACCAGCGCGACTGGCTGCGCTCCCTATGGCACGGCTTCAGCCTGTCAGCTTGCCATCAACAAGGACGATTGGTGCACCAATTACCAGCCCAACGCACCCAAG GTCAGCGTTAAGTACGACAATGCTGCATTGAACCCCATTCTTGTTGGGTCGAACAAGAGTCTCGTCGGTGTAGGAAGCAATGGCatcatcaagggcaagggcctCTACATTGCAAAGGGTGCCAAGAATGTCATTATCCAGAACATTCACATCACCAACCTTAACCCTCAGTACGTCTGGGGTGGCGATGCTATCGCCCTTGATAACACAGATCTTGTTTGGATTGACCATGTTACTACATCGCTTATTGGCCGGCAACACATTGTTCTTGGCACCAACCCAAGCAATCGAGTGACTATCTCGAACCACAAGCTCGACGGTACTACGTCCTGGTCAGCCACATGCAACGGCTACCACTACTGGGGCTTTTACTTTACAGGCTCTGCTGAT ACCGTTACTTTCAAGAACAACTACATTTACAAGACATCCGGTCGTGCCCCCAAGGTCGGCGGAAACACCCTCCTCCACGCCGTAAACAACTACTGGTACGACAACGTCGGACACGCCTTCGAAATCGGTGCTGGCGGTCAGGTCGTCGCTGAAGGCAACATCTTCCAGAATGTTGCCACACCACTCGAGGCCTCGAGCTTTGCTGGTAAGCTCTTCGCGAGCCCCAGCACCTCCTCCAACGCTGTCTGCTCATCCTACCTCGGCCATGTATGCCAAGTCAACGGCTTTGGAAGCTCTGGTACCCTCTCAGGTAGCACCACCGATTTCTTGGTCAACTTCAGTGGCAAGAATGTTGCTTCTGCAGCTGCTTACTCTAGCATTACTGGTCTCTCGTCCAGCGCTGGCTTTGGCACCATCTAG
- a CDS encoding hypothetical protein (EggNog:ENOG41), with amino-acid sequence MALPKITRRWVLPSLDGPSSLKLESIELVPPGPNQIVVKIPLPLPYVPLSDGAGVVAAVGERVKNLRPGDKVFSVFKPAWRSGRQRREFGVSNLAGSDVQGILSEYVMLDEEYWTPVPRNLTFVEASTLTVAGVTAWNALYGLSDHQLRPGQSVLTEGTGGAMKTVKSDGLVTIVGFIAGLAEQQPSIVDMFFSMATFRSVHCGSLEHYSQMIAAIEQHDIKPHVDRIFGFEDVPAAYKYMSEQNFIGKICISVE; translated from the exons ATGGCGCTTCCGAAGATAACGAGAAGATGGGTACTCCCGTCACTTGATGGCCCGTCATCCTTGAAGCTTGAATCGATTGAACTTGTTCCTCCTGGACCTAACCAGATTGTCGTCAAGA TACCGTTGCCGCTGCCTTACGTCCCACTCTCGGATGGTGCTGGAGTGGTCGCTGCTGTTGGCGAGCGAGTCAAGAATCTGCGGCCAGGAGATAAAGTGTTTTCAGTTTTCAAGCCTGCGTGGCGTTCCGGTCGTCAGAGGCGAGAGTTTGGGGTTTCGAACCTCGCAGGCTCCGACGTACAAGGCATCCTTTCAGAGTACGTCatgcttgatgaagaatacTGGACCCCCGTGCCTAGGAACTTGACTTTTGTCGAAGCAAGTACACTCACTGTTGCGGGGGTCACCGCATGGAATGCTCTGTATGGACTGTCTGATCATCAGCTCCGACCAGGCCAATCAGTTCTAACTGAGGGCACGGGCGGC GCAATGAAGACTGTCAAGTCAGATGGACTTGTGACTATTGTGGGCTTCATCGCTGGGCTGGCGGAGCAGCAACCTTCGATTGTTGATATGTTTTTCAGCATGGCCACGTTCCGGTCTGTCCACTGCGGGAGCCTGGAGCATTACTCACAGATGATTGCGGCTATTGAGCAGCATGATATTAAGCCACATGTTGATCGTATTTTCGGGTTTGAAGACGTGCCTGCTGCATATAAATATATGAGTGAGCAGAACTTTATCGGAAAGATCTGTATCTCAGTAGAATGA
- a CDS encoding hypothetical protein (EggNog:ENOG41) yields MFEGSASINFSPDADIPALTGKVILVTGGSNGLGKESILQLAKHEPAEIWMGARNAERARTAIEDIQRQVPNSASIKFLLMDLGSFASISEAANNFRKQSSRLDILMLNAGIMITPAGLTDDGYEIQFGTNHMGHALLTKLLLPTLLNTAARPNSDVRVVVLSSEAHNMAPDKGILWDTLRTEAKDITTRARYGQSKVANILYARELSKRYPQIKAVSVHPGLVKTNLGHESASKSLLLRTAFTVARAVMGVDVATGVLTQLWAATGKGVKAGEYYETIGVTGRGSRWTTDEELADRLWKWTENEIDSYNAED; encoded by the coding sequence ATGTTTGAGGGGAGCGCCAGCATCAACTTTAGTCCCGATGCAGATATCCCTGCATTGACAGGCAAGGTGATCTTGGTCACGGGAGGCAGTAATGGACTCGGCAAAGAATCAATCTTGCAGCTAGCAAAGCATGAGCCTGCTGAGATCTGGATGGGAGCCCGTAATGCCGAGAGAGCACGCACAGCCATCGAAGACATCCAGAGGCAGGTACCCAACTCAGCGTCTATCAAGTTCCTCCTTATGGACCTGGGATCCTTTGCAAGCATCTCCGAAGCTGCCAATAACTTCCGAAAGCAATCATCGCGCCTCGACATTCTAATGCTGAACGCTGGCATTATGATCACTCCTGCTGGACTAACCGATGATGGATATGAGATCCAGTTTGGTACCAACCATATGGGGCATGCTTTACTTACCAAACTATTGCTGCCTACTCTTCTCAACACAGCCGCCCGGCCAAACTCCGACGTCCGCGTCGTTGTTCTTTCTTCCGAAGCCCATAATATGGCGCCAGATAAAGGAATTCTGTGGGATACACTGAGAACGGAAGCCAAGGACATCACAACCCGTGCTCGATATGGACAGAGCAAAGTGGCCAACATTCTTTATGCTCGGGAGCTCAGTAAACGGTATCCTCAAATCAAGGCCGTCTCTGTTCACCCCGGTTTGGTAAAGACGAACTTGGGCCACGAATCAGCCAGTAAGAGCCTTCTGTTGAGAACCGCCTTTACTGTTGCGAGGGCAGTTATGGGTGTCGACGTAGCTACTGGGGTGCTAACCCAGCTATGGGCAGCCACGGGCAAAGGTGTCAAGGCTGGAGAGTATTATGAAACTATCGGAGTTACAGGTCGTGGCA